A window from Scleropages formosus chromosome 17, fSclFor1.1, whole genome shotgun sequence encodes these proteins:
- the nr2f1a gene encoding nuclear receptor subfamily 2 group F member 1-A isoform X2 — MAMVVSVWRDPQEDVAGGTPSGPNPAAQPARDQQQAASAAPHTPQTPSQPGPPSTPGTAGDKGQGQNSAQNQQHIECVVCGDKSSGKHYGQFTCEGCKSFFKRSVRRNLTYTCRANRNCPIDQHHRNQCQYCRLKKCLKVGMRREVQRGRMPPTQPNPGQYALTNGDPLNGHCYLSGYISLLLRAEPYPTSRYGSQCMQPNNIMGIENICELAARLLFSAVEWARNIPFFPDLQITDQVSLLRLTWSELFVLNAAQCSMPLHVAPLLAAAGLHASPMSADRVVAFMDHIRIFQEQVEKLKALHVDSAEYSCIKAIVLFTSDACGLSDAAHIESLQEKSQCALEEYVRSQYPNQPSRFGKLLLRLPSLRTVSSSVIEQLFFVRLVGKTPIETLIRDMLLSGSSFNWPYMSIQ, encoded by the exons ATGGCAATGGTAGTTAGCGTCTGGCGAGATCCGCAGGAGGACGTGGCCGGAGGAACTCCGAGCGGccctaacccagcagctcagcCGGCGAGGGACCAACAGCAGGCGGCGTCGGCGGCCCCGCACACCCCGCAGACCCCCAGCCAGCCGGGACCCCCTTCGACGCCGGGGACCGCGGGGGACAAGGGACAGGGACAGAACTCCGCGCAGAACCAGCAGCATATCGAGTGCGTGGTGTGCGGGGACAAGTCCAGCGGGAAGCACTACGGTCAGTTCACCTGCGAGGGATGCAAAAGTTTCTTCAAGAGGAGTGTCCGGAGGAACCTAACGTATACATGTCGTGCCAACAGGAACTGTCCCATCGACCAGCACCACCGCAATCAGTGTCAGTACTGCCGCCTCAAGAAGTGCTTGAAAGTGGGCATGCGGCGCGAAG TTCAGCGAGGACGAATGCCTCCAACCCAACCGAACCCGGGCCAGTACGCGCTGACGAACGGGGATCCCCTGAACGGCCACTGCTATCTGTCCGGATACATCTCGTTGTTGCTGCGGGCCGAACCGTACCCCACGTCCCGATACGGCAGCCAGTGCATGCAGCCCAACAACATCATGGGCATCGAGAACATCTGCGAACTGGCGGCCCGCTTGCTCTTCAGCGCGGTGGAATGGGCCAGGAACATCCCTTTCTTTCCCGACCTGCAGATCACAGACCAGGTGTCTCTTCTCAGGCTCACTTGGAGCGAGTTGTTTGTGCTCAACGCGGCCCAGTGCTCCATGCCGCTGCACGTGGCCCCGCTGCTGGCCGCCGCCGGCCTCCACGCCTCCCCGATGTCCGCGGACCGGGTCGTGGCTTTCATGGATCACATTCGCATCTTCCAGGAGCAGGTGGAGAAGCTCAAGGCGCTGCACGTGGACTCGGCAGAGTACAGCTGCATCAAGGCGATCGTGCTCTTCACATCAG ACGCCTGCGGCCTGTCGGACGCGGCTCACATCGAGAGCCTGCAGGAGAAGTCCCAGTGCGCCCTGGAGGAGTACGTGAGGAGCCAGTACCCGAACCAGCCGAGCCGCTTCGGGAAGCTCTTGCTGCGCCTGCCCTCCCTCCGCACCGTGTCTTCATCCGTCATCGAGCAGCTCTTCTTCGTGCGCTTGGTAGGTAAAACTCCCATTGAAACCCTCATCAGGGATATGTTGTTATCCGGGAGCAGCTTCAACTGGCCTTACATGTCCATCCAATGA
- the nr2f1a gene encoding nuclear receptor subfamily 2 group F member 1-A isoform X4 → MPPTQPNPGQYALTNGDPLNGHCYLSGYISLLLRAEPYPTSRYGSQCMQPNNIMGIENICELAARLLFSAVEWARNIPFFPDLQITDQVSLLRLTWSELFVLNAAQCSMPLHVAPLLAAAGLHASPMSADRVVAFMDHIRIFQEQVEKLKALHVDSAEYSCIKAIVLFTSDACGLSDAAHIESLQEKSQCALEEYVRSQYPNQPSRFGKLLLRLPSLRTVSSSVIEQLFFVRLVGKTPIETLIRDMLLSGSSFNWPYMSIQ, encoded by the exons ATGCCTCCAACCCAACCGAACCCGGGCCAGTACGCGCTGACGAACGGGGATCCCCTGAACGGCCACTGCTATCTGTCCGGATACATCTCGTTGTTGCTGCGGGCCGAACCGTACCCCACGTCCCGATACGGCAGCCAGTGCATGCAGCCCAACAACATCATGGGCATCGAGAACATCTGCGAACTGGCGGCCCGCTTGCTCTTCAGCGCGGTGGAATGGGCCAGGAACATCCCTTTCTTTCCCGACCTGCAGATCACAGACCAGGTGTCTCTTCTCAGGCTCACTTGGAGCGAGTTGTTTGTGCTCAACGCGGCCCAGTGCTCCATGCCGCTGCACGTGGCCCCGCTGCTGGCCGCCGCCGGCCTCCACGCCTCCCCGATGTCCGCGGACCGGGTCGTGGCTTTCATGGATCACATTCGCATCTTCCAGGAGCAGGTGGAGAAGCTCAAGGCGCTGCACGTGGACTCGGCAGAGTACAGCTGCATCAAGGCGATCGTGCTCTTCACATCAG ACGCCTGCGGCCTGTCGGACGCGGCTCACATCGAGAGCCTGCAGGAGAAGTCCCAGTGCGCCCTGGAGGAGTACGTGAGGAGCCAGTACCCGAACCAGCCGAGCCGCTTCGGGAAGCTCTTGCTGCGCCTGCCCTCCCTCCGCACCGTGTCTTCATCCGTCATCGAGCAGCTCTTCTTCGTGCGCTTGGTAGGTAAAACTCCCATTGAAACCCTCATCAGGGATATGTTGTTATCCGGGAGCAGCTTCAACTGGCCTTACATGTCCATCCAATGA
- the nr2f1a gene encoding nuclear receptor subfamily 2 group F member 1-A isoform X1 → MAMVVSVWRDPQEDVAGGTPSGPNPAAQPARDQQQAASAAPHTPQTPSQPGPPSTPGTAGDKGQGQNSAQNQQHIECVVCGDKSSGKHYGQFTCEGCKSFFKRSVRRNLTYTCRANRNCPIDQHHRNQCQYCRLKKCLKVGMRREAVQRGRMPPTQPNPGQYALTNGDPLNGHCYLSGYISLLLRAEPYPTSRYGSQCMQPNNIMGIENICELAARLLFSAVEWARNIPFFPDLQITDQVSLLRLTWSELFVLNAAQCSMPLHVAPLLAAAGLHASPMSADRVVAFMDHIRIFQEQVEKLKALHVDSAEYSCIKAIVLFTSDACGLSDAAHIESLQEKSQCALEEYVRSQYPNQPSRFGKLLLRLPSLRTVSSSVIEQLFFVRLVGKTPIETLIRDMLLSGSSFNWPYMSIQ, encoded by the exons ATGGCAATGGTAGTTAGCGTCTGGCGAGATCCGCAGGAGGACGTGGCCGGAGGAACTCCGAGCGGccctaacccagcagctcagcCGGCGAGGGACCAACAGCAGGCGGCGTCGGCGGCCCCGCACACCCCGCAGACCCCCAGCCAGCCGGGACCCCCTTCGACGCCGGGGACCGCGGGGGACAAGGGACAGGGACAGAACTCCGCGCAGAACCAGCAGCATATCGAGTGCGTGGTGTGCGGGGACAAGTCCAGCGGGAAGCACTACGGTCAGTTCACCTGCGAGGGATGCAAAAGTTTCTTCAAGAGGAGTGTCCGGAGGAACCTAACGTATACATGTCGTGCCAACAGGAACTGTCCCATCGACCAGCACCACCGCAATCAGTGTCAGTACTGCCGCCTCAAGAAGTGCTTGAAAGTGGGCATGCGGCGCGAAG CGGTTCAGCGAGGACGAATGCCTCCAACCCAACCGAACCCGGGCCAGTACGCGCTGACGAACGGGGATCCCCTGAACGGCCACTGCTATCTGTCCGGATACATCTCGTTGTTGCTGCGGGCCGAACCGTACCCCACGTCCCGATACGGCAGCCAGTGCATGCAGCCCAACAACATCATGGGCATCGAGAACATCTGCGAACTGGCGGCCCGCTTGCTCTTCAGCGCGGTGGAATGGGCCAGGAACATCCCTTTCTTTCCCGACCTGCAGATCACAGACCAGGTGTCTCTTCTCAGGCTCACTTGGAGCGAGTTGTTTGTGCTCAACGCGGCCCAGTGCTCCATGCCGCTGCACGTGGCCCCGCTGCTGGCCGCCGCCGGCCTCCACGCCTCCCCGATGTCCGCGGACCGGGTCGTGGCTTTCATGGATCACATTCGCATCTTCCAGGAGCAGGTGGAGAAGCTCAAGGCGCTGCACGTGGACTCGGCAGAGTACAGCTGCATCAAGGCGATCGTGCTCTTCACATCAG ACGCCTGCGGCCTGTCGGACGCGGCTCACATCGAGAGCCTGCAGGAGAAGTCCCAGTGCGCCCTGGAGGAGTACGTGAGGAGCCAGTACCCGAACCAGCCGAGCCGCTTCGGGAAGCTCTTGCTGCGCCTGCCCTCCCTCCGCACCGTGTCTTCATCCGTCATCGAGCAGCTCTTCTTCGTGCGCTTGGTAGGTAAAACTCCCATTGAAACCCTCATCAGGGATATGTTGTTATCCGGGAGCAGCTTCAACTGGCCTTACATGTCCATCCAATGA
- the nr2f1a gene encoding nuclear receptor subfamily 2 group F member 1-A isoform X3, producing MRREAVQRGRMPPTQPNPGQYALTNGDPLNGHCYLSGYISLLLRAEPYPTSRYGSQCMQPNNIMGIENICELAARLLFSAVEWARNIPFFPDLQITDQVSLLRLTWSELFVLNAAQCSMPLHVAPLLAAAGLHASPMSADRVVAFMDHIRIFQEQVEKLKALHVDSAEYSCIKAIVLFTSDACGLSDAAHIESLQEKSQCALEEYVRSQYPNQPSRFGKLLLRLPSLRTVSSSVIEQLFFVRLVGKTPIETLIRDMLLSGSSFNWPYMSIQ from the exons ATGCGGCGCGAAG CGGTTCAGCGAGGACGAATGCCTCCAACCCAACCGAACCCGGGCCAGTACGCGCTGACGAACGGGGATCCCCTGAACGGCCACTGCTATCTGTCCGGATACATCTCGTTGTTGCTGCGGGCCGAACCGTACCCCACGTCCCGATACGGCAGCCAGTGCATGCAGCCCAACAACATCATGGGCATCGAGAACATCTGCGAACTGGCGGCCCGCTTGCTCTTCAGCGCGGTGGAATGGGCCAGGAACATCCCTTTCTTTCCCGACCTGCAGATCACAGACCAGGTGTCTCTTCTCAGGCTCACTTGGAGCGAGTTGTTTGTGCTCAACGCGGCCCAGTGCTCCATGCCGCTGCACGTGGCCCCGCTGCTGGCCGCCGCCGGCCTCCACGCCTCCCCGATGTCCGCGGACCGGGTCGTGGCTTTCATGGATCACATTCGCATCTTCCAGGAGCAGGTGGAGAAGCTCAAGGCGCTGCACGTGGACTCGGCAGAGTACAGCTGCATCAAGGCGATCGTGCTCTTCACATCAG ACGCCTGCGGCCTGTCGGACGCGGCTCACATCGAGAGCCTGCAGGAGAAGTCCCAGTGCGCCCTGGAGGAGTACGTGAGGAGCCAGTACCCGAACCAGCCGAGCCGCTTCGGGAAGCTCTTGCTGCGCCTGCCCTCCCTCCGCACCGTGTCTTCATCCGTCATCGAGCAGCTCTTCTTCGTGCGCTTGGTAGGTAAAACTCCCATTGAAACCCTCATCAGGGATATGTTGTTATCCGGGAGCAGCTTCAACTGGCCTTACATGTCCATCCAATGA